Proteins encoded by one window of Streptomyces sp. ALI-76-A:
- a CDS encoding ABC transporter permease: MSGALSLPARRTPPGVFVALVLTLTIGWLVVAVDGGRLFSLPTTVSLLHVAAGLGLVAVGQTLVIVGGSLDLSVAYVVSLSTLVAAETMAGDDGALLPAIGLTLAVSGAIGLVNGLLVTTARINPFIATVGVALLLKGYLDNGYDGPAGKTAPALVQGLGYQRVGPVPLSFLLLLAVAAAAWFVLARTRFGHHLLAVGGDPEVARLSGVRGSRVLVTAHVLCALCAGLAGIYLASRLGAGAPRVGTEGLYDLESIAAVVLGGTALAGGRGGVAGTVGGVLLLASIDAIFNQLEVDAFFKQVIRGVIIIAAVAVYARRAMRKAS, from the coding sequence ATGAGCGGCGCGCTGTCCCTGCCGGCCCGGCGGACCCCGCCGGGCGTGTTCGTCGCCCTGGTCCTCACCCTGACGATCGGTTGGCTCGTCGTCGCGGTCGATGGCGGCCGGCTGTTCAGCCTGCCGACGACGGTGAGCCTGCTGCACGTCGCCGCCGGTCTGGGCCTCGTCGCGGTCGGCCAGACGCTGGTCATCGTCGGGGGCTCGCTGGACCTGTCCGTGGCGTACGTGGTCAGCCTGAGCACCCTCGTCGCCGCCGAGACCATGGCCGGTGACGACGGCGCGCTGCTGCCGGCGATCGGCCTGACACTCGCGGTCAGCGGCGCGATCGGCCTCGTCAACGGCCTGCTCGTCACCACGGCGCGGATCAACCCCTTCATCGCGACCGTCGGCGTCGCACTGCTGCTGAAGGGATACCTCGACAACGGATACGACGGCCCGGCCGGCAAGACCGCACCCGCCCTGGTGCAGGGCCTCGGGTACCAGCGCGTCGGCCCGGTGCCGCTGTCGTTCCTGCTGCTGCTCGCCGTCGCCGCCGCGGCCTGGTTCGTGCTGGCGCGCACCCGCTTCGGCCACCACCTGCTCGCCGTGGGCGGTGACCCGGAGGTCGCCCGGCTCTCCGGCGTGCGGGGCAGCCGGGTCCTCGTCACCGCCCATGTGCTGTGCGCCCTCTGCGCCGGCCTCGCCGGGATCTACCTCGCCAGTCGGCTCGGCGCCGGCGCACCGAGGGTGGGCACCGAGGGACTGTACGACCTGGAGTCGATCGCCGCGGTGGTGCTCGGCGGCACCGCCCTGGCCGGCGGGCGCGGCGGCGTCGCCGGCACGGTCGGCGGCGTGCTGCTGCTCGCGAGCATCGACGCCATCTTCAACCAGCTCGAGGTCGACGCGTTCTTCAAGCAGGTGATCCGTGGCGTGATCATCATCGCGGCGGTCGCCGTCTACGCCCGCCGGGCGATGCGAAAGGCGTCATAG
- a CDS encoding ABC transporter permease, whose protein sequence is MRIARPLRLLEFRSGGLAPIIVILAVLLVLLTARQPDFLSPPSLMSFLGRSAPIILLAAGQYFVIVSGELDLSVGSLVTAQVVIAARLIDGDPSAGWPVVVLLLAFGIAVGLVNGLVTTRLRVPSFITTLGMYLILVGAVYLWSDGAPKGGLSEEFRRLGRSAFEDVPALGRIPYALVVLLAVAALALVLTRSDFGRTLVAVGGNPRTAELSGVRVWRAKTMAFVLSGLAATLAAVLIGGYSGVSFQAGAGLEFGAITAAVLGGVALGGGRGSVVGAMLGALTLETLFTLMNFYGVSGALKPAVQGAIILLAVAAASFRFPSR, encoded by the coding sequence ATGCGGATCGCGCGCCCTCTGCGGCTCCTTGAGTTCCGCTCCGGCGGTCTCGCACCGATCATCGTGATCCTGGCGGTGTTGCTGGTCCTGCTGACCGCCCGCCAACCGGACTTCCTCTCGCCGCCGTCGCTGATGTCGTTCCTCGGCCGCTCCGCGCCGATCATCCTGCTCGCCGCCGGCCAGTACTTCGTGATCGTCTCCGGCGAGTTGGACCTGTCCGTCGGCTCCCTGGTCACCGCGCAGGTGGTCATCGCCGCCCGGCTGATCGACGGCGATCCGTCGGCCGGCTGGCCTGTCGTCGTGCTCCTGCTCGCGTTCGGCATCGCCGTCGGCCTCGTCAACGGCCTCGTCACCACGCGGCTGCGGGTGCCGTCGTTCATCACGACCCTCGGGATGTACCTGATCCTCGTGGGTGCCGTGTACCTGTGGTCCGACGGTGCCCCGAAGGGCGGCCTCTCCGAGGAGTTCCGCCGGCTCGGCCGGTCGGCGTTCGAGGACGTGCCCGCGCTGGGCCGGATACCGTACGCCCTGGTCGTCCTGCTGGCGGTAGCCGCTCTGGCGCTGGTGCTGACGCGTTCGGACTTCGGCCGCACCCTGGTCGCCGTCGGCGGCAACCCGCGGACCGCCGAGCTGAGCGGCGTGCGCGTGTGGCGCGCCAAGACCATGGCGTTCGTCCTCAGCGGACTCGCCGCCACGCTCGCGGCGGTCCTCATCGGCGGGTACAGCGGAGTGTCGTTCCAGGCCGGCGCCGGCCTGGAGTTCGGCGCGATCACCGCGGCGGTCCTCGGCGGTGTCGCTCTGGGCGGGGGCCGCGGTTCGGTCGTCGGCGCGATGCTGGGCGCGCTGACCCTCGAGACGCTCTTCACGCTCATGAACTTCTACGGCGTCTCCGGCGCCCTCAAACCGGCCGTCCAGGGCGCGATCATTCTGCTCGCCGTGGCGGCGGCGTCCTTCCGTTTCCCGTCCAGATAA
- a CDS encoding substrate-binding domain-containing protein, translating into MTVLAVSTLLVLAGCATDEPTTGASGSPSAGTGSGTGKQSKFFVRADYDEQLALLDAAPTGPAGKPWEQALKPAMVETAKFTKPGPYKICFSNAGLNNPWRQVGFKTMQAEVDTHRGRISEFVHVDAEGKDQKQIADINDLLGKGCHALIVSPNTTATLTPAVEAACQKGLPVIVFDRGVDTTCPVTFINPIGGYGFGHVAAEFVTRKMKRGGKVLALRILPGVDVLETRWSAAKIAFDKAGVDVVGVEFTDGDPARTKKIVNDYIQRYGTIDGVWMDAGAVAGAAVEAFEDAGKPVPPINGEDQLDFLKLWKDKKLTAIAPTYPTYQWRTPVIAALKILDGEQVPNPWKLPQPTITQDNLDEYVDATMPPLHYAMCGCTDLPGYPRRWK; encoded by the coding sequence ATGACGGTGCTGGCCGTGAGCACCTTACTGGTGCTGGCCGGCTGCGCCACCGACGAGCCCACCACCGGCGCATCGGGTTCGCCCTCCGCGGGCACCGGGTCGGGCACCGGGAAGCAGTCGAAGTTCTTTGTGCGGGCCGACTACGACGAGCAGCTCGCGCTGCTGGACGCCGCGCCCACCGGGCCGGCCGGCAAGCCCTGGGAGCAGGCGCTCAAACCGGCGATGGTGGAGACCGCGAAGTTCACGAAGCCCGGACCGTACAAGATCTGCTTCTCCAACGCGGGGCTGAACAACCCCTGGCGCCAGGTCGGTTTCAAGACCATGCAGGCCGAGGTCGACACGCACCGCGGCCGGATCTCCGAGTTCGTCCACGTCGATGCCGAAGGCAAGGACCAGAAGCAGATCGCCGACATCAACGACCTGCTCGGCAAGGGCTGCCACGCGCTCATCGTCTCGCCGAACACCACCGCGACGCTCACCCCGGCCGTGGAGGCCGCCTGTCAGAAGGGCCTGCCGGTCATCGTCTTCGACCGCGGCGTCGACACGACCTGCCCGGTGACGTTCATCAACCCGATCGGCGGCTACGGATTCGGCCACGTCGCGGCGGAGTTCGTCACCCGGAAGATGAAGCGGGGTGGCAAGGTGCTCGCGCTGCGCATCCTGCCCGGCGTCGACGTGCTGGAGACCCGTTGGTCCGCGGCGAAGATCGCCTTCGACAAGGCGGGCGTCGACGTCGTCGGCGTCGAGTTCACCGACGGCGACCCGGCCAGGACGAAGAAGATCGTCAACGACTACATCCAGCGGTACGGCACGATCGACGGCGTCTGGATGGACGCCGGGGCGGTCGCGGGCGCGGCGGTCGAGGCGTTCGAGGACGCCGGCAAGCCCGTGCCGCCGATCAACGGCGAGGACCAGCTCGACTTCCTGAAGCTGTGGAAGGACAAGAAGCTCACGGCGATCGCCCCGACCTACCCGACCTACCAGTGGCGCACCCCGGTCATCGCCGCGCTGAAGATCCTCGACGGCGAGCAGGTGCCGAACCCGTGGAAGCTGCCACAGCCGACCATCACCCAGGACAACCTGGACGAGTACGTCGACGCCACCATGCCGCCGCTGCACTACGCGATGTGCGGCTGCACCGACCTGCCCGGTTACCCGCGGCGCTGGAAGTAG
- a CDS encoding sugar phosphate isomerase/epimerase family protein, with amino-acid sequence MYTIGVNPWVWASPVDDEAMAELVPRIAAFGFDAVELPIEQPGDWDPARTRDLLAAYGLRAVGVCAVTSPGRDLVNAPPEAVASTVAYLKTCVDSAVAVGAPCVGGPVYAAVGRTWRMSPVERAACYADVRRALRPVADHAGERGVSIGVEALNRYETSVVNTVEQAVELIDGLPANVGLMIDTYHMNIEEADPYEALVTAGPHIKHVQVSGTDRGAPGADHFDWPRFLAGLATTGYGGAVCIESFTARNEAIATAASIWRPLAPSQDTLARDGLSYLRTVLRGLENAPSTG; translated from the coding sequence GTGTACACCATCGGTGTCAACCCGTGGGTCTGGGCCTCGCCGGTCGACGACGAGGCCATGGCCGAGCTGGTGCCGCGGATCGCCGCGTTCGGTTTCGACGCGGTCGAGCTGCCGATCGAGCAACCCGGCGACTGGGACCCGGCCCGCACCCGGGACCTGCTGGCGGCGTACGGCCTGCGCGCGGTCGGCGTCTGCGCGGTCACCTCGCCCGGACGTGACCTCGTGAACGCTCCGCCGGAGGCCGTCGCCTCCACCGTGGCGTACCTGAAAACGTGTGTGGACAGTGCGGTGGCCGTCGGCGCGCCCTGCGTCGGCGGCCCGGTCTACGCCGCGGTGGGGCGGACCTGGCGCATGTCACCGGTGGAGCGCGCGGCCTGCTACGCGGACGTCCGCCGCGCCCTGCGGCCGGTGGCCGACCACGCGGGGGAGCGGGGCGTGAGCATCGGCGTGGAGGCCCTCAACCGCTATGAGACGAGCGTCGTCAACACGGTCGAGCAGGCGGTGGAGCTGATCGACGGCCTGCCCGCGAACGTCGGTCTCATGATCGACACGTATCACATGAACATCGAGGAGGCCGACCCCTACGAGGCGCTCGTCACGGCTGGTCCGCACATCAAGCATGTCCAGGTCAGCGGCACCGACCGCGGCGCCCCGGGCGCCGACCACTTCGACTGGCCACGCTTCCTCGCCGGCCTGGCCACGACCGGCTACGGCGGCGCGGTGTGCATCGAGTCGTTCACCGCGCGGAACGAGGCCATCGCCACCGCGGCCTCGATCTGGCGGCCGCTTGCCCCGTCGCAGGACACCCTCGCCCGTGACGGGCTGTCCTACCTCCGCACTGTCCTCCGCGGACTGGAGAACGCTCCCTCGACCGGGTGA
- a CDS encoding ricin-type beta-trefoil lectin domain protein has product MAFPAPASAAPRTVYVSPSGTGTDCSSAQPCSLTAAQAAVRSLNDAMSDDIVVQLADGVYRLDRPLRLTAEDSGSGGHRVVWQAAPSARPVITGARAVTGWSVADGARNIWRADVPAGLDARQLYVDGAVATRARTQVNRADFTASSAGMRFSGGALSYLNNLADQSRVEVESVNSFTDRYSPVQSISGNFITMQQPAWNNNNFGYDTLMRPHRAGPFYLTNAYEFLDSPGEWYLNPTAGALYYIPLAGQNMSNVSVELPTLQSLVNLGGTYSEPAHHITFSGITFTGTSWLGPSSNQGYVDQQTGGYIAGNWSWPSFDSCHNGCTQFEAARPHWLQMPSAVQISAANTITFSDSRFVNLGQTAIGIGNDANAHASGVGLGAAGITVTRSEIARSSAGGILVGGVRADAHHPSDQRMVNRDITISNNRIHDLGADYRGIVSVLTTYVTNSTVAQNEVYNMPYSGMSIGYGWGANDAGGSSHYANRGLYNYQPRYTTPTTASNNRLIGNYIHDVMQQMNDGGCIYTLGWNPSAQISRNHCLRTNGYFGTYFDEGSKYYTVTNNVFSNTGTWATANYWGGENMGNWTVTNNWSTNGSTNVTNGDRGNVVSGNVTVTNGNWPSGAQAVMASAGPQDTPPTPQPTAQQIVGAQSGRCLTVPGAGTTNGTQTQLGDCTGAAGQTWTYTAGKQLTVSGDKCLDASGRGTTNGTAVVIWDCNGQNNQQWNVNPNGTITGVHSGLCLDANAGGTANGTRITLWSCHGGTNQQWALR; this is encoded by the coding sequence ATGGCGTTCCCCGCGCCCGCATCCGCGGCTCCCCGCACTGTGTACGTCTCGCCGTCCGGCACCGGCACCGACTGTTCCAGCGCGCAGCCGTGCTCACTGACAGCCGCGCAGGCGGCGGTGCGATCGCTCAACGACGCCATGTCGGACGACATCGTGGTGCAGTTGGCCGACGGTGTGTACCGGCTGGACCGACCCTTGCGGCTGACGGCGGAGGACTCCGGCTCAGGCGGTCACAGGGTCGTGTGGCAGGCCGCCCCGTCGGCGCGTCCGGTGATCACCGGTGCCCGGGCGGTCACCGGCTGGTCGGTGGCCGACGGAGCCAGGAACATCTGGCGGGCCGACGTGCCCGCCGGTCTCGACGCCCGGCAGCTCTATGTCGACGGTGCCGTGGCCACTCGGGCACGCACACAGGTGAACAGGGCCGATTTCACGGCCTCCAGCGCCGGAATGAGGTTCTCGGGCGGTGCGCTGAGTTATCTGAACAACCTGGCCGACCAGAGCCGGGTCGAGGTGGAGAGCGTCAACTCCTTCACCGACCGGTACTCGCCGGTGCAGAGCATCAGTGGGAACTTCATCACGATGCAGCAGCCGGCGTGGAACAACAACAACTTCGGCTACGACACCCTCATGCGGCCGCACCGGGCCGGTCCGTTCTACCTGACCAACGCGTACGAGTTCCTGGACTCGCCCGGCGAGTGGTACCTCAACCCCACGGCCGGAGCCTTGTACTACATCCCCCTGGCCGGGCAGAACATGAGCAACGTCAGCGTGGAACTGCCGACGCTGCAGTCGCTGGTGAACCTCGGGGGCACGTACAGCGAGCCGGCGCACCACATCACGTTCAGCGGGATCACCTTCACCGGTACGAGCTGGCTGGGCCCCAGCAGCAACCAGGGTTACGTAGACCAGCAGACCGGCGGGTACATCGCCGGCAACTGGAGCTGGCCGAGCTTCGACTCCTGCCACAACGGCTGCACGCAGTTCGAGGCCGCCCGGCCACACTGGCTGCAGATGCCGTCCGCCGTGCAGATCTCCGCCGCCAACACCATCACCTTCAGCGACTCCCGGTTCGTCAACCTGGGCCAGACGGCCATCGGTATCGGCAACGACGCCAACGCGCACGCCAGCGGCGTCGGCCTGGGCGCCGCCGGCATCACGGTGACCCGGTCGGAGATCGCCCGGAGCTCAGCCGGTGGCATCCTCGTGGGCGGCGTGCGCGCCGACGCCCACCACCCCAGCGACCAGCGCATGGTCAACAGGGACATCACGATCAGCAACAACCGCATCCACGACCTGGGGGCGGACTACCGGGGCATCGTCTCTGTCCTGACCACGTACGTCACCAACAGCACCGTCGCCCAGAACGAGGTCTACAACATGCCGTACTCCGGCATGTCGATCGGGTACGGCTGGGGCGCCAACGACGCGGGCGGCAGCAGCCACTATGCCAACCGCGGCCTGTACAACTACCAGCCGCGCTACACGACGCCGACCACCGCGTCCAACAACCGGCTCATCGGCAACTACATCCACGATGTCATGCAGCAGATGAACGACGGTGGCTGCATCTACACGCTCGGATGGAACCCGAGCGCGCAGATCAGCCGGAACCACTGCCTGCGGACCAACGGATACTTCGGGACGTACTTCGACGAGGGCTCGAAGTACTACACGGTCACCAACAATGTCTTCTCGAACACCGGTACGTGGGCGACGGCCAACTACTGGGGTGGCGAGAACATGGGGAACTGGACCGTCACCAACAACTGGTCGACCAACGGCAGCACGAACGTGACCAACGGGGACCGCGGCAACGTGGTCTCCGGCAATGTCACGGTCACCAATGGCAACTGGCCGTCCGGCGCCCAGGCCGTGATGGCGTCCGCCGGACCGCAGGACACTCCTCCCACCCCACAGCCCACGGCTCAGCAGATCGTGGGCGCGCAGTCCGGCCGCTGCCTGACCGTCCCCGGCGCCGGCACCACCAACGGCACCCAGACCCAACTCGGGGACTGCACCGGCGCGGCCGGCCAGACCTGGACCTACACCGCCGGCAAACAACTGACCGTCTCCGGCGACAAGTGCCTCGACGCCAGCGGACGCGGCACCACCAACGGCACCGCCGTCGTCATCTGGGACTGCAACGGCCAGAACAACCAGCAGTGGAACGTCAACCCCAACGGCACCATCACCGGCGTCCATTCCGGACTGTGCCTCGACGCCAACGCCGGCGGCACCGCCAACGGCACCAGGATCACCCTCTGGTCCTGCCACGGCGGCACCAACCAGCAGTGGGCACTGCGATAG
- a CDS encoding glycoside hydrolase family 9 protein: MDLWTPTAFDLTGGVRHRDGAVQAMNHLFGRNALNHSYVAGRGEKSGQNSTAASSPACLVLPRRTRRRARRPAARTSRCRTRPPAGCTPMFCCLDHIDSWSTNEVAVNCHQEMTTCAAMASASLAAGPVNPL; this comes from the coding sequence GTGGATCTGTGGACACCTACGGCTTTCGACCTGACCGGGGGCGTCCGCCACCGCGACGGTGCCGTACAGGCGATGAACCACCTCTTCGGCCGCAACGCCCTCAACCACTCCTACGTGGCCGGTCGGGGCGAGAAGAGCGGCCAGAACAGCACGGCCGCATCTTCGCCCGCCTGCTTGGTCCTGCCCCGCCGGACCCGCCGACGGGCTCGCCGGCCGGCGGCCCGAACGTCGAGATGCAGGACCCGCCCGCCAGCGGGCTGCACACCGATGTTCTGCTGTCTCGACCACATCGACTCGTGGTCGACGAACGAGGTGGCCGTCAACTGCCACCAGGAGATGACCACCTGCGCTGCGATGGCATCGGCCTCGCTCGCGGCAGGACCCGTCAACCCCCTCTAA
- a CDS encoding FadR/GntR family transcriptional regulator, with protein sequence MTAVPQSSAEASEAPAWSRRPANLAAAVTAELVERIVRGVHPSGSPLPSEPVLCEIFSVSRTVVREAVKILQEKGLVQVRQGAGTMVTPPAMWNMLDELVLGATIAEDESLAILDHLVATRRVLESDMVNVAARLANAEVIDQLRGLVERMDELVDDPASYHEVDRAFHDTIMQASGNRIGRAVVRSLERQVINSARYMGRTGRAFCVASNHGHRRIYERIAAHDPKGAAEAMFTHITEAWVVRRSGPDEPTRLLR encoded by the coding sequence ATGACGGCAGTACCGCAGTCATCCGCAGAGGCCTCCGAGGCCCCCGCCTGGAGCCGGCGCCCGGCGAACCTTGCCGCCGCGGTGACGGCTGAGCTGGTGGAGCGGATCGTCCGTGGAGTCCATCCGTCCGGTTCGCCGCTCCCCTCCGAGCCCGTGCTCTGCGAGATCTTCTCGGTCAGCCGCACCGTGGTCCGCGAGGCGGTGAAGATACTTCAGGAGAAGGGGCTCGTGCAGGTCCGCCAGGGCGCCGGCACGATGGTCACCCCGCCGGCGATGTGGAACATGCTTGACGAGCTGGTCCTCGGCGCGACCATCGCCGAAGACGAGAGCCTGGCCATCCTCGATCACCTCGTCGCGACCCGCCGCGTGCTGGAGTCCGACATGGTCAACGTCGCCGCCCGCCTGGCGAACGCCGAGGTGATCGACCAGCTACGCGGTCTGGTGGAGCGGATGGATGAGCTCGTCGACGACCCCGCTTCGTACCACGAAGTGGACCGGGCGTTCCACGACACCATCATGCAGGCGTCGGGGAACCGCATCGGCCGTGCCGTGGTCCGTTCGCTGGAGCGCCAGGTCATCAACTCCGCCCGTTACATGGGCCGAACCGGCCGTGCCTTCTGCGTCGCGTCCAACCACGGCCATCGGCGCATCTACGAGCGGATCGCCGCGCACGACCCCAAGGGTGCGGCCGAGGCGATGTTCACCCACATCACCGAGGCGTGGGTGGTGCGCCGCAGCGGACCGGACGAGCCGACCCGGCTGCTGCGTTAG
- a CDS encoding extracellular solute-binding protein: MKQRTLWSASLVAGLVVLAGCGSASDPDSASGGSKGKLVVWDWKSGDATASSYVKKAKADFAKRHPGVTVEFVAQPFEQYYTLLGAAIQAGKGPDVMLFNGGGQIRDRVDSLLPLDEYVRDDRKRLAGWEAFTKDSKTYAAPVTLQGHPIYYNKSLYRKAGLDPEQPAASWDEFVADCRTISKATGARCFAQGNKEGIGIQFFLSGLGSGVLSPTEYDDWIAGERDWSSPAVKRVFSLWKEADDKGLNNDGANSTAMFNDAFAVFQSHKAAHVIGLMSDIGHWKDFAEFLDAGNVGVMKSPVVTAGATPSLPYDGGIGYAVAKWTKDPEVAADLVRSLTSTDVLKSFYADAGAIAADRTVDVSSGGPAVATIVSEIDRGKPALHVALPSKTVDLMGRLSQQLLSGSVTVDAAVKQLAASDQAG, translated from the coding sequence ATGAAGCAGCGAACACTGTGGTCGGCGAGCCTGGTTGCCGGGCTCGTTGTCTTAGCCGGCTGCGGAAGCGCCTCGGACCCGGATTCGGCGTCCGGTGGTTCGAAGGGCAAGCTCGTCGTCTGGGACTGGAAGTCCGGCGACGCCACAGCGTCCTCATACGTCAAGAAGGCCAAGGCCGACTTCGCCAAGCGGCATCCCGGCGTGACGGTCGAGTTCGTCGCGCAGCCGTTCGAGCAGTACTACACCCTGCTCGGGGCCGCCATCCAAGCCGGCAAGGGGCCGGACGTCATGCTCTTCAACGGCGGCGGGCAGATCCGCGACCGCGTGGACTCCCTTCTGCCGTTGGACGAGTACGTCCGTGATGACAGGAAGCGGCTGGCCGGGTGGGAGGCCTTCACCAAGGACAGCAAGACCTACGCCGCTCCGGTGACATTGCAAGGCCACCCGATCTACTACAACAAGTCGCTCTACCGGAAGGCAGGGCTGGACCCGGAGCAGCCTGCCGCCAGCTGGGACGAGTTCGTCGCCGACTGCCGGACCATCAGCAAGGCGACCGGTGCCAGGTGCTTCGCGCAGGGCAACAAGGAAGGCATCGGTATTCAGTTCTTCCTGTCCGGGCTCGGCTCGGGCGTCCTGTCGCCCACGGAGTACGACGACTGGATCGCCGGCGAACGAGACTGGTCCTCGCCGGCGGTCAAGCGGGTCTTCTCGCTCTGGAAAGAGGCCGACGACAAAGGCCTGAACAACGACGGGGCGAACTCGACGGCGATGTTCAACGACGCGTTCGCGGTGTTCCAGTCCCACAAGGCCGCCCACGTCATCGGGTTGATGTCGGACATCGGGCACTGGAAGGACTTCGCCGAGTTCCTCGACGCCGGCAATGTCGGCGTCATGAAGTCGCCGGTCGTCACGGCCGGCGCCACGCCGAGCCTTCCCTACGACGGCGGCATCGGCTACGCCGTCGCGAAGTGGACCAAGGACCCCGAGGTCGCCGCCGACCTGGTGCGCTCCCTGACCTCGACCGACGTACTGAAGTCGTTCTACGCCGACGCGGGCGCCATCGCGGCCGACCGCACCGTGGACGTCTCGAGCGGTGGCCCAGCCGTCGCCACCATCGTGTCCGAGATCGACCGTGGCAAGCCCGCCCTGCACGTGGCCCTGCCGTCCAAGACCGTAGACCTGATGGGGCGGTTGTCTCAGCAACTGCTGAGCGGATCGGTCACGGTCGACGCGGCGGTCAAGCAGCTCGCGGCGTCCGACCAAGCGGGCTGA